A stretch of the Deltaproteobacteria bacterium genome encodes the following:
- a CDS encoding YitT family protein produces MFLGKDFRYAIPWNLFLISLGSTIYTFGIKTLAVPHQFMPGGIFGISSLIYYATEFLNPGMLFFFLNVPIFVFGWFKISRRFCLYSFYAMVYTTLIYQIIPTSFSIANQVYACVACGAMVGFGAGIVLRSLGSGGGTDIIAVYLYQKYNIGIGRFSFVFNFVLFGFSLAVLSPDLVVASMILVFISSMTVEKTLALFSQRKVVFIISNRPEEIGRKIVDELRRGATFLKGVGAYTGQDKKILMTVVNNIQLKRLEELVFTVDPEAMFIVENTFSVLGRGFDRRKVY; encoded by the coding sequence ATGTTTCTCGGCAAAGATTTTCGGTACGCGATCCCCTGGAACCTGTTTCTGATTTCCCTCGGCTCGACGATCTACACCTTCGGGATCAAGACCCTGGCCGTCCCCCACCAGTTTATGCCTGGAGGGATCTTCGGGATTTCCTCGCTGATCTACTACGCCACGGAGTTTCTCAACCCGGGGATGTTGTTCTTCTTCCTGAACGTCCCGATCTTCGTCTTTGGATGGTTCAAGATCAGCCGGAGGTTCTGCCTCTACAGCTTCTACGCCATGGTCTACACGACCCTGATCTACCAGATCATCCCCACCTCATTCTCCATCGCGAACCAAGTCTACGCCTGCGTGGCCTGCGGGGCCATGGTCGGGTTCGGGGCCGGAATCGTTCTTCGGTCCCTGGGATCGGGCGGGGGAACGGACATCATCGCCGTGTACCTCTACCAGAAGTACAACATCGGCATCGGCCGGTTCTCCTTTGTCTTCAACTTCGTCCTGTTCGGGTTCAGCCTGGCCGTTCTCAGCCCCGATCTGGTGGTGGCCTCCATGATTCTGGTGTTCATCTCGTCCATGACGGTGGAAAAGACCTTGGCCCTGTTCAGCCAGCGCAAGGTGGTCTTCATCATTTCCAACCGACCGGAAGAGATAGGCCGCAAGATCGTGGACGAGCTCAGGCGGGGGGCGACCTTCCTGAAGGGTGTCGGAGCCTACACGGGCCAAGACAAGAAGATCCTGATGACGGTCGTCAACAACATCCAGCTCAAGCGGCTGGAGGAACTCGTCTTCACGGTGGACCCGGAGGCCATGTTCATCGTGGAGAACACCTTCAGCGTCCTGGGCCGGGGCTTTGACCGGCGCAAGGTGTACTGA